From one Thermomicrobiales bacterium genomic stretch:
- the pip gene encoding prolyl aminopeptidase, with the protein MDRRYPEIEPFEHGFLDTHDGHHLYWEACGNPDGIPALFLHGGPGSGASAGQRRFFNPDVYRAILFDQRGAGRSWPLASEPDADLSTNTTQRLIADIEALRELHAVDRWVILGLSWGTTLALAYAQAHPNRVRGLVLGLVTTTSRREVEWVTEDMGRVFPREWDRFAAAVPEQYRGMRLVDAYAAMLRDPDDAVRERAAHEWCVWEDVHVSLAPGHQPSPRYEDPEFRVRFARLVTHYWSNSAFLEEDQLIRDAETLDGIPGRLIHGRYDISSPLQTAWELSKRWTTSQLTVMQDAGHGGEDLPGLVVDALNELARA; encoded by the coding sequence ATGGACCGACGATATCCGGAAATCGAACCGTTCGAGCATGGGTTTCTCGATACACACGATGGACACCACCTGTACTGGGAGGCATGCGGCAACCCCGATGGAATCCCGGCACTGTTCCTGCATGGCGGGCCGGGTTCCGGGGCGTCCGCGGGGCAACGGCGATTCTTCAATCCGGATGTGTACCGGGCGATCCTGTTCGATCAGCGCGGCGCCGGCCGGAGCTGGCCCCTGGCCAGCGAACCAGACGCAGATCTATCGACCAACACGACCCAGCGCCTGATCGCCGATATCGAGGCGCTGCGCGAGCTGCATGCCGTCGACCGGTGGGTCATTCTCGGTCTCTCCTGGGGGACGACGTTGGCGCTGGCCTACGCTCAGGCACATCCGAATCGAGTTCGTGGGCTGGTGTTGGGGCTCGTGACGACGACCTCACGTCGCGAGGTCGAGTGGGTAACAGAGGACATGGGCCGCGTATTTCCGCGTGAGTGGGATCGATTCGCTGCGGCCGTCCCCGAACAGTACCGCGGTATGCGACTCGTCGACGCATATGCGGCAATGCTTCGTGACCCCGACGATGCGGTTCGCGAGCGTGCCGCTCACGAATGGTGTGTCTGGGAGGATGTCCATGTCTCGCTCGCCCCGGGCCACCAGCCGAGCCCCCGATACGAGGATCCTGAGTTCCGAGTTCGTTTCGCCCGGCTCGTGACGCACTACTGGAGCAACTCAGCGTTTCTGGAAGAGGATCAGCTGATTCGGGACGCCGAGACTCTCGATGGGATCCCTGGCCGTCTTATCCACGGTCGATACGATATCAGCAGCCCGCTGCAGACCGCATGGGAGCTTTCCAAGCGCTGGACGACGAGCCAGCTCACCGTCATGCAGGACGCGGGACACGGCGGAGAGGATCTGCCCGGGCTTGTGGTGGATGCGCTGAACGAACTCGCCCGGGCGTAG
- a CDS encoding Xaa-Pro peptidase family protein, with product MSGTSLAIPIETYAARRQRCRVEASARSFAGLIVFSRDPDRAGNGLYLANHRPIAGSHPSMYDQRGRGYCAIIIPVDQDETLLVTSPYYEPDVTVDRVEVDTNLPRGLARILASYGLDSGERWGLVGEEFLPVLLYRDIQTALPFCSFYFADDVLWSMRTIKDEMEQQILREAAKIADAGAATAMRAYRAGRTEQDVVNDIDSTLRSLGATNTSLTCQSGVYRSGEPLIRPFASDRILELGDMAQLEIRGSYRGYGFDICRSAVIGPPNDTQRHMFETVDRMLDAIIAKAAPGVRAEELQHEIDEIAHVEGFDGYQSMHFGGPSTYCGHGLGVSNDEPPVLFTGDRTILRPGMYITPEPGLYRHPEGGLRLEDDILITPEGCENLNSSQRWWWSDD from the coding sequence ATGAGCGGAACGAGTCTGGCAATCCCGATCGAGACCTACGCTGCGCGCCGGCAGCGCTGCCGCGTCGAGGCGAGCGCTCGCAGCTTCGCCGGCCTGATCGTCTTCTCGCGTGATCCCGACCGGGCCGGAAACGGGCTCTACCTGGCCAACCACCGGCCGATCGCCGGCTCGCATCCCTCGATGTACGACCAGCGCGGGCGTGGCTACTGCGCCATCATCATTCCAGTCGATCAGGACGAGACGCTGCTGGTCACATCGCCATATTACGAGCCTGACGTGACCGTGGACCGCGTCGAGGTGGACACCAACCTGCCACGCGGGCTGGCGCGCATCCTGGCCAGCTACGGGCTGGATAGCGGTGAGCGCTGGGGTCTGGTCGGGGAGGAGTTCCTGCCGGTCCTGCTCTATCGCGACATCCAGACGGCGCTGCCGTTCTGCAGCTTCTACTTTGCCGACGACGTCCTGTGGTCGATGCGAACGATCAAGGACGAGATGGAGCAGCAGATTCTCCGCGAGGCGGCGAAGATTGCCGACGCCGGAGCGGCGACCGCAATGCGCGCCTATCGCGCCGGGCGGACGGAGCAGGACGTCGTCAACGATATCGACAGCACGTTACGCTCTCTCGGCGCGACAAACACCTCGCTGACCTGCCAGAGCGGCGTCTACCGGTCCGGCGAGCCGCTGATCCGGCCGTTCGCCAGCGACCGCATTCTCGAGCTCGGCGACATGGCGCAACTGGAGATTCGCGGCAGCTATCGCGGCTATGGGTTCGATATCTGCCGTTCGGCGGTCATCGGCCCGCCAAACGACACCCAGCGGCACATGTTCGAGACAGTCGACCGGATGCTGGACGCGATCATCGCGAAGGCAGCGCCCGGCGTGCGGGCCGAGGAGCTGCAGCACGAGATCGACGAGATCGCCCATGTCGAGGGATTCGACGGCTATCAGTCGATGCACTTCGGCGGGCCGAGCACCTACTGCGGGCATGGCCTCGGCGTCTCGAACGACGAGCCGCCGGTCCTCTTCACCGGCGATCGAACGATCCTGCGCCCTGGAATGTACATCACGCCCGAACCCGGGCTCTATCGCCATCCAGAGGGCGGGCTGAGGCTCGAGGACGATATTCTGATCACGCCTGAGGGTTGTGAAAACCTCAATTCCAGCCAGCGCTGGTGGTGGTCTGACGACTGA
- a CDS encoding ADP-ribosylglycohydrolase family protein, which translates to MRCAPVALATRSDVALNALCSADSSRITHANPLCVDSCVALNAGLAALLEDPRADLLAAATAAAALDDVRAAVEAARDATPKALPAGGYVLETLTAALWAVGHHDSPEAAIVAAVNLGNDADTTGAVAGALAGARWGAAALPARWLDVLVDRDELTSVADALFTIG; encoded by the coding sequence ATGCGCTGCGCGCCGGTCGCGCTTGCGACACGATCCGACGTTGCGCTGAATGCGCTCTGTTCCGCCGACTCATCGCGCATCACCCATGCGAATCCACTCTGTGTTGACTCCTGCGTCGCGCTCAACGCGGGACTGGCCGCGCTGTTGGAGGATCCGCGCGCGGATCTGCTCGCCGCCGCGACTGCTGCTGCCGCGCTCGACGACGTGCGCGCGGCAGTCGAAGCCGCCCGCGATGCGACACCAAAGGCGCTGCCGGCCGGCGGCTACGTCCTCGAAACGCTCACCGCCGCGCTCTGGGCTGTTGGCCACCACGATTCGCCGGAAGCCGCTATTGTCGCCGCCGTCAACCTGGGCAACGACGCCGATACTACCGGCGCGGTTGCCGGCGCGCTGGCCGGCGCCCGTTGGGGCGCGGCAGCGCTGCCGGCACGTTGGCTGGATGTGCTGGTCGACCGCGACGAGCTAACCAGCGTGGCTGACGCCCTGTTCACCATCGGGTAG
- a CDS encoding ADP-ribosylglycohydrolase family protein, protein MVDHEQLRDRYRGVMLGMAAGDALGATVEFQTPAQIAEQYGVHRAIIGGGWLDLAPGEITDDTQMALCIARSFVARGRFDPDDVAARFVEWFHSHPKDIGNTTRFALELLAADTHWEEAGRLTHEAMQPRDASNGFDHALRAGRACDTIRRCAECALFRRLIAHHPCESTLC, encoded by the coding sequence GTGGTAGATCACGAACAACTACGCGATCGGTATCGGGGCGTCATGCTCGGCATGGCGGCCGGGGATGCGCTCGGGGCAACCGTCGAGTTCCAGACCCCTGCCCAGATCGCCGAGCAGTACGGTGTCCACCGCGCGATTATCGGCGGCGGCTGGCTGGATCTCGCGCCGGGCGAGATCACCGACGACACCCAGATGGCGTTGTGTATTGCTCGCTCGTTCGTCGCCCGAGGGCGCTTCGATCCCGACGACGTCGCCGCGCGATTTGTCGAATGGTTTCACTCGCATCCCAAAGACATTGGCAATACGACGCGCTTTGCGTTGGAGCTGCTGGCGGCTGACACGCACTGGGAGGAGGCTGGCCGGCTCACGCACGAGGCAATGCAGCCCCGCGACGCCTCGAACGGCTTCGATCATGCGCTGCGCGCCGGTCGCGCTTGCGACACGATCCGACGTTGCGCTGAATGCGCTCTGTTCCGCCGACTCATCGCGCATCACCCATGCGAATCCACTCTGTGTTGA
- the sixA gene encoding phosphohistidine phosphatase SixA: MQIYIIRHGKALDHHDPRATSDAMRWLVDEGRDEVTTMATLLARLGVRPDLVLSSPLVRARETAEIIADALGVAVGVTLSDQLAPDGSPAGVLDEILSHGRPRHVVIAGHMPGVSQFGGYLIHHDPDAGFGFQTGAVARIELPDDALLPGTGRLRWMIPPSVATRLLTE; encoded by the coding sequence ATGCAGATCTACATCATCCGCCACGGTAAGGCGCTCGACCATCACGATCCGCGCGCCACGAGTGACGCGATGCGTTGGCTCGTGGACGAGGGACGCGACGAGGTGACGACGATGGCGACGCTCCTGGCGCGTCTGGGGGTGCGGCCCGACCTCGTCCTCAGCAGCCCGCTCGTCCGCGCCCGCGAGACAGCGGAGATCATTGCCGACGCGCTCGGCGTGGCGGTTGGTGTGACGCTGAGTGATCAGTTGGCCCCGGACGGGTCACCAGCCGGCGTGCTGGATGAAATCCTGAGCCACGGCCGGCCGCGTCATGTGGTGATCGCCGGCCACATGCCGGGAGTCAGCCAATTCGGCGGTTACCTGATCCATCACGATCCCGATGCCGGCTTTGGCTTCCAGACGGGCGCGGTCGCGCGCATCGAGTTGCCGGACGATGCCCTGCTGCCGGGGACGGGCCGGCTGCGCTGGATGATCCCCCCATCAGTCGCGACGCGCCTTCTCACGGAATGA
- a CDS encoding amidohydrolase, producing the protein MVKHQEVGDWLDERQQRFVNISDQIWGFAEVALAETKSCQLQAEDLEADGFRITRNVGGLPTAFVAEWGEGSPVIGFLGEYDALPDLSQKNQAAQEQLVAGGAGHGCGHNLLGTASLAAASALKAWLQETGRPGTVRYYGCPAEETGAGKVFMARAGAFDGLDAAITWHPGSSISAMRGSSLAIDHATFRFFGKTSHAAGAPELGRSALDAVELMNIGVNFLREHIIEAARIHYVITNGGGQPNVVPAEAEVWYYIRAPRRDLVDPITKRVLAIANAAAAMTETRVEVHDLYGIHNFLPNQTLATLAMGVLDELGPMEFTAEEEAFAREVSDAFGEAARIRALERYGLPKELKDRALLTEPVQPTDEGKTMSGSTDVAEASWNAPTVQVTTTCWALGAAGHSWGVTATGAMSIGHKGMMHAAKAMAITAAQLVDDPELLQKAKDEFTTSTDGYTYEAPIPEGTEPPKPHIRS; encoded by the coding sequence ATGGTGAAACATCAGGAGGTCGGCGACTGGCTGGACGAGCGCCAGCAACGGTTTGTCAATATCTCCGACCAGATCTGGGGGTTCGCCGAGGTCGCTCTGGCCGAGACGAAATCGTGTCAGCTACAGGCCGAAGATCTGGAGGCCGATGGCTTCCGAATCACCCGTAACGTCGGCGGGTTGCCAACAGCCTTCGTGGCTGAGTGGGGCGAAGGCTCGCCGGTGATCGGCTTCCTCGGTGAGTACGATGCGCTGCCAGATCTTTCGCAGAAGAACCAGGCTGCTCAGGAGCAGCTGGTAGCCGGTGGAGCGGGCCATGGCTGCGGCCACAACCTCCTTGGCACGGCTAGCCTTGCCGCTGCGTCGGCGCTGAAGGCGTGGCTCCAGGAGACTGGCCGGCCTGGAACCGTCCGCTACTACGGGTGCCCCGCCGAAGAGACTGGGGCCGGCAAGGTGTTCATGGCTCGCGCGGGCGCGTTCGACGGGCTCGATGCTGCGATCACCTGGCACCCGGGCTCCAGCATCTCCGCGATGCGTGGCAGCTCGCTGGCGATCGATCACGCGACGTTCCGATTCTTCGGGAAGACATCCCATGCGGCCGGCGCGCCAGAGCTGGGTCGATCGGCGCTGGACGCTGTCGAGCTGATGAATATCGGCGTGAACTTCCTGCGCGAGCACATCATCGAAGCGGCTCGCATTCACTATGTCATCACCAACGGCGGCGGGCAGCCGAATGTCGTGCCTGCCGAGGCGGAGGTCTGGTACTACATCCGTGCTCCGCGCCGTGATCTTGTTGACCCGATCACCAAACGAGTTCTGGCGATTGCCAACGCTGCCGCGGCGATGACGGAGACGCGCGTCGAGGTCCATGACCTCTACGGTATCCACAACTTCTTGCCAAACCAGACGCTGGCGACGCTGGCGATGGGCGTGCTGGATGAGCTCGGCCCGATGGAGTTCACCGCCGAGGAGGAGGCTTTCGCTCGGGAGGTCTCGGACGCGTTTGGCGAAGCGGCCCGCATCCGCGCGCTCGAACGCTATGGCCTGCCCAAAGAGCTGAAGGATCGGGCGCTCTTGACCGAACCGGTCCAGCCGACCGACGAGGGCAAGACGATGTCCGGCTCGACCGACGTTGCCGAGGCCAGCTGGAACGCGCCAACCGTCCAGGTCACGACAACTTGCTGGGCGCTCGGCGCCGCCGGCCACTCCTGGGGAGTGACTGCGACTGGCGCGATGTCGATCGGCCACAAAGGCATGATGCACGCGGCCAAGGCGATGGCGATTACGGCGGCCCAGCTTGTCGATGATCCTGAGCTGCTGCAGAAGGCGAAGGACGAATTTACCACGTCGACGGATGGCTACACATACGAGGCCCCGATCCCTGAAGGGACCGAGCCGCCGAAGCCGCACATTCGTTCCTAG
- a CDS encoding acyl-CoA dehydrogenase family protein produces the protein MVTRFIPACWRPSADLVDIVRGLTPLADDIDGCFARGEPNDEAIAVLARAGLLGLTLPTRYGGQGRDYTALAAVCEELGAIDTSHQVSLTVHLALAAMCMFQWGSEAQRDQWLPALARGERIGTFGLTEPGAGSDVGALRMRAHRVPGGYEISGEKSWISATNQATLFILFATIDPALRHKGITAFIVPRESAGLSTTVLNGKLGLRAGDTGAVVCDRVYVPDAAVLGRPGEGFAVALSALGNGLFTVGCGALGIARACREWTAGFLRDAGDDGRGLDGALLAAMVAREESARLLLARSASLKNDGMPNASETGLAKWRAAEAGFANASDALTIWNSRAAGEQPTLLRHLFNAKGAVIYGGTSEIHQTMQGAYALGDRVERPFRCPSPSARDLR, from the coding sequence ATGGTGACGCGATTCATACCTGCCTGCTGGCGCCCGTCCGCCGATCTCGTTGACATAGTCCGGGGACTCACCCCGCTGGCCGACGATATCGACGGCTGCTTCGCTCGGGGCGAGCCGAATGACGAGGCTATCGCGGTGCTTGCCCGGGCCGGCCTCCTCGGGCTGACCCTGCCAACACGCTACGGGGGACAGGGGCGCGACTACACCGCGCTGGCCGCTGTCTGCGAAGAGCTTGGCGCGATCGACACTTCCCACCAGGTCAGCCTTACCGTTCATCTTGCGCTCGCCGCGATGTGCATGTTCCAGTGGGGTTCCGAAGCCCAACGAGACCAGTGGCTGCCGGCGTTGGCCCGTGGCGAGCGGATCGGCACGTTTGGCCTGACCGAGCCGGGCGCTGGGTCGGACGTTGGCGCGCTGCGAATGCGGGCGCATCGGGTGCCCGGCGGCTACGAAATCTCCGGCGAGAAGTCCTGGATCAGCGCGACCAATCAGGCGACACTGTTCATCCTCTTCGCCACCATCGACCCTGCTCTGCGACACAAGGGCATCACCGCGTTCATCGTCCCGCGCGAATCGGCTGGACTCTCGACGACCGTCCTGAACGGTAAGCTCGGTTTGCGAGCCGGAGACACCGGCGCCGTCGTCTGCGACCGTGTCTACGTCCCCGACGCCGCGGTGCTCGGCCGGCCAGGCGAGGGGTTCGCTGTTGCGCTTTCCGCGCTCGGCAACGGCCTGTTTACCGTCGGCTGCGGCGCGCTCGGTATCGCCCGCGCCTGCCGCGAATGGACGGCCGGCTTCCTGCGCGACGCTGGCGATGATGGCCGTGGCCTTGATGGCGCGCTGCTGGCGGCCATGGTCGCGCGGGAGGAGTCGGCTCGGCTGCTCCTTGCTCGCTCTGCCTCGCTCAAGAACGATGGCATGCCGAACGCGAGCGAGACGGGCCTGGCCAAGTGGCGCGCCGCAGAGGCCGGTTTCGCCAACGCGTCCGATGCGCTGACGATCTGGAACAGTCGCGCCGCTGGCGAGCAACCGACACTCCTGCGTCATCTTTTCAATGCCAAGGGCGCGGTCATCTACGGCGGGACATCCGAGATTCACCAAACAATGCAGGGCGCGTATGCGCTCGGCGATCGTGTTGAGCGACCATTTCGCTGCCCCTCTCCCTCGGCCCGCGACCTCCGATGA
- a CDS encoding urease subunit alpha: MPIRMERAEYNRRYGATADDRIRLADTNLFARVERDDTLPGFEPLAGFGRPMRDGMLFGRSGWNGRTSASQLDLVITNAIIMDPVLGIFRSNIGIKDGRIAGIGRAGNPDVTDDIELLIGSATGLIAADGAIVTPGGVDTHVHLSSSSIIGAAAYSGITTLVGQGSGGVWDLGVNPLSNMLHVFEAFEAVPMNLAVLARGSSDRAELETAFEVGASGLKIHEDVGAFPSVIDACLSIADLAGGQVAIHTDGLNEAGALAETIAAIAGRSIHAYHVEGSGGGHAPNLIEICSDPRIIGSSTNPTLPWSVNSVAEQLAMIITVHRLDRNNPEDMAAARDRVRASTIAAEDILHDLGAIAIVSSDSQGMGRIGEVISRTWQLAHHMKTVRGGGFDPATNEGDDNARILQYLAKYTINAAIAHGLDHEVGSLEPGKLADLVIWQPAFFGAKPTAVIKGGFVSAAQVGDGQGSTRGSQPLIYRPMWGGMGLAPAHLAVNFVSRYAASGIPRGGHLRRRPVAVRNVRTTFKSDMLHNAASPRIEVDPTTHEVLINGEAVNNPPAESLPLGQRYFLA; this comes from the coding sequence ATGCCAATCCGGATGGAGCGAGCTGAGTACAACCGTCGCTACGGCGCAACAGCCGACGATCGGATCCGACTGGCCGATACGAATCTCTTCGCCCGCGTCGAGCGCGACGACACGCTGCCAGGGTTCGAGCCACTAGCTGGCTTCGGCCGGCCGATGCGCGATGGGATGCTCTTTGGCCGCTCCGGCTGGAACGGCCGGACAAGCGCCAGCCAGCTCGACCTGGTCATCACGAACGCGATCATCATGGATCCGGTGCTTGGAATCTTCCGCAGCAACATCGGCATCAAGGACGGCCGGATCGCCGGGATCGGGCGAGCGGGCAACCCGGATGTCACCGACGATATCGAGCTGTTGATCGGCAGCGCGACCGGACTGATTGCGGCCGACGGGGCGATCGTCACTCCCGGCGGGGTGGATACCCACGTCCACTTGTCGTCCTCCAGCATCATCGGCGCGGCCGCATACAGCGGGATCACAACGCTCGTCGGCCAGGGCAGCGGCGGGGTCTGGGACCTGGGAGTCAACCCGCTGAGCAACATGCTGCACGTCTTTGAGGCATTCGAGGCAGTGCCGATGAATCTTGCGGTGCTCGCTCGCGGCTCGAGCGATCGAGCGGAGCTGGAGACGGCGTTCGAGGTCGGCGCGTCCGGGCTGAAGATCCACGAGGACGTCGGCGCCTTTCCCTCCGTCATCGACGCCTGTCTCTCGATTGCCGACCTGGCCGGCGGTCAGGTCGCGATTCACACCGATGGCCTGAATGAAGCGGGAGCGCTTGCCGAGACGATCGCGGCGATCGCAGGGCGTTCGATCCACGCGTATCACGTCGAGGGTTCCGGCGGTGGACACGCGCCGAACCTGATCGAGATCTGCTCCGACCCCCGGATCATCGGATCGTCCACCAATCCGACGCTGCCGTGGTCGGTCAACTCGGTCGCCGAGCAGTTGGCGATGATCATTACCGTCCACCGACTCGACAGAAACAATCCGGAGGATATGGCTGCTGCGCGCGACCGCGTCCGCGCATCGACGATTGCTGCCGAAGATATCCTGCATGACCTTGGCGCGATCGCTATTGTCTCCTCTGATTCACAGGGGATGGGCAGAATCGGCGAGGTTATCTCCCGCACGTGGCAGTTGGCGCATCACATGAAAACCGTGCGTGGCGGCGGGTTCGACCCAGCAACAAACGAGGGGGACGACAACGCGCGCATTCTCCAGTACCTGGCCAAGTACACAATCAACGCCGCGATTGCCCACGGACTGGATCACGAGGTCGGAAGCCTCGAACCTGGGAAGCTGGCCGATCTGGTCATCTGGCAACCGGCTTTCTTTGGCGCCAAGCCCACTGCCGTCATCAAGGGGGGGTTCGTCAGCGCCGCTCAGGTCGGCGATGGTCAGGGATCGACGCGAGGCAGCCAACCGCTCATCTACCGGCCGATGTGGGGCGGCATGGGGCTCGCGCCCGCCCATCTCGCAGTAAATTTCGTCTCGCGATACGCCGCCAGCGGCATTCCTCGTGGAGGGCACCTGCGCCGTCGCCCGGTCGCCGTTCGCAACGTTCGCACGACGTTCAAGAGCGATATGCTGCACAACGCTGCCAGCCCACGAATCGAGGTCGATCCGACGACTCACGAGGTACTGATCAACGGCGAAGCGGTCAACAATCCGCCGGCCGAAAGCCTGCCGCTCGGCCAACGCTACTTCCTCGCCTGA
- a CDS encoding DUF5671 domain-containing protein → MQRARRLYLYFVSAISLIALGTGLARLLTNLFERISDALRGTAIVSGDTEAFRREASLVIAIIVVSLPIWLLHWWLAERATGGDSAQANTERTAPERALYLSGVLFVSFVILLTSSSSFLSVLVRELAGDRLWDNPSALPDSLAMMIMAASIWGYHAHVRQRDERLGAGLAESTVLPRLYLYLATVIAALVMLTGVGHLLGVTAQAIFDAGPFVSDGRWWVSGLADGLGGAVAGLALWSLHMAVGNALVARPDALGDRERRSALRRLALYALTFIGLAVSLFFLSRGLEQVLRALLDASHGSEGFGFRVADPLLRVLPFAGAWYFFGRRVIAEADRAGEATDQATVRRIYSYGIALIGLAAGAGGLAGTLAALFHRLAGETRPIFEGIDPWKDDLSRMLPIAMFGTAAWLWQSYRVGRWVESNPDVERTNIVRRVYVYVSLAGSVVAVLVSLALIIYKVLTAILNVGTESLGRELSTPGGVFLVAAAVLTYHALLLRSDLAARPEAVEESRRLLLEITLPPGIDLDEIANQVAQGLPEGSRVRLLTPAKSEAAAEPPLPDGEQGVSHAG, encoded by the coding sequence ATGCAACGCGCAAGGCGGCTCTATCTCTACTTCGTCTCGGCGATCAGCCTCATCGCGCTCGGGACCGGCCTCGCTCGGCTGTTGACGAATCTCTTCGAGCGTATCAGCGACGCGTTGCGAGGCACGGCTATCGTCTCGGGTGACACTGAGGCGTTCCGTCGCGAGGCGAGCCTGGTGATCGCGATCATCGTCGTCTCATTGCCGATCTGGCTGCTGCACTGGTGGCTTGCCGAGCGTGCCACAGGCGGTGACAGCGCTCAGGCAAACACCGAGCGAACCGCGCCGGAACGGGCGCTCTACTTGTCGGGCGTGCTCTTCGTCTCGTTCGTCATCCTGCTCACCTCGTCGAGCTCGTTCCTGTCGGTGCTGGTGCGCGAGTTGGCAGGCGACCGCTTGTGGGACAACCCGTCGGCACTGCCGGACAGCCTGGCAATGATGATCATGGCTGCCAGCATCTGGGGCTATCACGCGCACGTCCGGCAGCGCGACGAACGGCTTGGGGCCGGTCTCGCCGAAAGCACGGTTCTGCCTCGACTCTACCTCTACCTCGCAACCGTTATTGCTGCGCTTGTGATGCTCACCGGAGTCGGTCATCTGCTCGGCGTGACTGCCCAGGCGATCTTCGACGCCGGGCCGTTTGTGAGCGACGGGCGCTGGTGGGTGTCGGGACTAGCGGATGGGCTTGGGGGCGCAGTAGCCGGGCTGGCACTGTGGAGTCTGCACATGGCGGTCGGAAACGCGCTGGTCGCTCGTCCGGACGCGCTCGGCGATCGCGAACGCCGGTCCGCACTGCGCAGGCTCGCGCTCTATGCACTGACCTTCATCGGGCTTGCCGTGAGCCTCTTCTTCCTGAGTCGCGGACTCGAGCAAGTGCTCCGGGCTCTACTCGACGCTTCCCACGGTTCGGAGGGTTTCGGATTCCGCGTCGCTGATCCGCTTCTCAGAGTGCTACCGTTCGCGGGGGCGTGGTACTTCTTCGGCCGGCGGGTGATCGCTGAGGCAGATCGGGCCGGGGAGGCTACCGACCAGGCAACGGTGCGTCGGATCTACAGTTACGGAATCGCGCTGATCGGGCTGGCGGCCGGAGCCGGAGGACTGGCCGGCACGCTGGCGGCGCTCTTTCACCGTCTGGCCGGGGAAACGCGGCCGATCTTCGAGGGGATCGATCCCTGGAAGGACGACCTCAGCAGGATGCTGCCGATCGCGATGTTCGGCACCGCGGCCTGGCTCTGGCAGTCGTACCGAGTCGGTCGGTGGGTCGAATCGAACCCCGATGTCGAGCGGACGAACATCGTCAGGCGCGTCTATGTCTACGTGAGTCTGGCCGGCTCGGTCGTCGCGGTCCTGGTCTCGCTGGCCTTGATCATCTACAAAGTGCTGACGGCGATTCTCAATGTCGGGACCGAGTCCCTCGGTCGCGAGCTGAGCACACCGGGAGGGGTTTTCCTCGTTGCGGCCGCGGTCCTGACCTATCACGCGCTGTTGCTACGGTCCGATCTGGCTGCGCGGCCGGAGGCGGTCGAAGAATCCCGGCGACTCCTGCTGGAGATCACCCTCCCACCCGGAATCGACCTGGACGAGATCGCCAACCAGGTCGCGCAGGGACTGCCGGAAGGGTCTCGAGTCCGCTTGCTGACCCCCGCGAAGAGCGAGGCGGCGGCGGAGCCACCACTACCCGATGGTGAACAGGGCGTCAGCCACGCTGGTTAG
- a CDS encoding aldolase/citrate lyase family protein, with protein sequence MRTNEAKRKMMAGQPAYGYTLGLGSVAAAEQISRLGPDFVFIDTQHGSFGQEQVSLALMAIEAGGSIPMARVARNDYTLIGRLLDEGALGIIVPMVDTAEQAKAAADATHLPPAGTRSWGIGGAGRYGAEYFDRINDELFVAVQLESIQAVDNAEAIMATPGIDGCWIGPADLALSLGIHPRDAAKDDRHARAIERVVEACHNTGKIPGFAAFTPEDALMRMKQGFRFLTAGTDASFMLGGARAGLEMLGLKNN encoded by the coding sequence ATGCGGACCAACGAGGCGAAGCGGAAGATGATGGCTGGGCAACCGGCGTACGGCTACACACTCGGGCTGGGATCGGTGGCGGCCGCCGAGCAAATCTCACGGCTCGGGCCGGACTTCGTCTTCATCGACACCCAGCACGGCTCGTTCGGGCAGGAGCAGGTCAGCCTGGCGCTGATGGCGATCGAGGCGGGCGGGTCGATCCCGATGGCTCGCGTGGCGCGCAACGACTACACGCTGATCGGACGGTTGCTCGACGAGGGCGCGCTCGGCATCATCGTGCCGATGGTCGACACCGCCGAGCAGGCAAAGGCTGCCGCTGACGCTACCCACCTGCCGCCGGCCGGAACGCGCTCGTGGGGCATCGGCGGGGCCGGACGCTATGGAGCGGAGTACTTCGACCGGATCAACGACGAGCTGTTCGTCGCCGTCCAGCTCGAAAGCATCCAGGCAGTCGACAACGCCGAGGCCATCATGGCGACTCCGGGAATCGACGGCTGCTGGATCGGGCCGGCCGATCTGGCGCTCTCGCTAGGCATTCATCCGCGGGATGCCGCGAAGGACGATCGCCACGCGCGCGCGATTGAGCGTGTCGTCGAAGCCTGTCACAACACCGGCAAGATCCCCGGCTTCGCCGCGTTCACCCCCGAGGATGCCCTGATGCGCATGAAGCAGGGGTTTCGCTTCCTGACCGCCGGCACCGACGCCAGCTTCATGCTCGGCGGAGCGCGGGCCGGCCTGGAGATGCTGGGGCTGAAGAACAACTGA